The proteins below are encoded in one region of Spirochaetota bacterium:
- a CDS encoding ABC transporter ATP-binding protein: MEKVLSVENLKVYYYTSAGIVKAVDDISFSLSKGETLGLVGESGCGKTTTGFALLGMPTTPGKIAGGKILIENEDITKYSEFELRKKIRWKKISMVFQGAMNCLTPVYTVGKLMMETMIQHYGNVDKKEAKNKIIKYLNLVGLSDDIYDRYPHELSGGMKQRVVIAMALFLEPHIVILDEPTTGLDVVVQAQILNLIKELKQKINIASIFITHDLATEAEISDRLCVMYGGKIMEIGLNEQIYARKEDFIHPYTEKLLKATPLLHKKVDELSFIPGTPPDLLNPPQGCRFYERCHVRLDKCKDFEPPIKEIEKDHFIACWVRT; the protein is encoded by the coding sequence ATGGAAAAAGTTTTAAGTGTAGAAAATTTAAAAGTTTATTATTATACATCTGCAGGAATAGTTAAAGCTGTTGATGATATTTCATTTAGTTTATCGAAAGGAGAAACTCTTGGCCTTGTTGGTGAATCAGGATGTGGTAAAACTACTACTGGTTTTGCTTTACTTGGTATGCCAACAACTCCAGGGAAAATAGCAGGGGGTAAAATATTAATAGAAAATGAAGATATAACTAAATACTCAGAATTTGAACTTAGAAAAAAAATTAGGTGGAAAAAGATTTCTATGGTATTTCAAGGAGCTATGAACTGTTTAACTCCAGTTTATACTGTTGGGAAATTGATGATGGAGACAATGATACAGCACTATGGTAATGTTGATAAAAAAGAAGCTAAAAATAAAATTATAAAATATTTAAATTTAGTGGGTCTTTCTGATGATATTTATGATAGATATCCGCATGAACTTTCAGGTGGTATGAAACAGAGAGTTGTAATTGCTATGGCTTTGTTTTTAGAACCACATATTGTCATACTAGATGAACCTACTACTGGCCTTGATGTTGTTGTTCAAGCACAAATATTAAATCTTATAAAAGAATTAAAACAAAAGATAAATATTGCTTCTATATTTATAACTCATGATCTTGCAACAGAAGCAGAGATATCTGATAGATTGTGTGTTATGTATGGTGGCAAGATAATGGAAATAGGTTTAAATGAACAAATATATGCAAGGAAAGAGGATTTTATCCATCCTTATACAGAAAAACTTTTAAAAGCTACTCCATTACTTCATAAAAAAGTTGATGAACTTTCTTTTATTCCTGGAACTCCACCAGATCTCTTAAATCCACCTCAAGGTTGTAGATTTTATGAAAGATGTCATGTTAGATTAGATAAATGTAAAGATTTTGAACCTCCTATTAAAGAGATAGAAAAGGATCATTTTATTGCTTGTTGGGTAAGAACTTAA
- a CDS encoding ABC transporter ATP-binding protein — MNGNKSNDNIILKVVNLKKWFPLQHGFQSIILKEKKFVKAVDGISFEVRKGETFAIIGESGSGKTTTGKLIMRLIEPTDGQIIFNGRNIAHIKGKELKEYRRMCQMIFQDPYASMNPRFRIKKVLAEPLVIHKIGDLKYRLDISKELLKSVKIFPPEEYLDRFPHMLSGGQRQRVAIARGIALKPQIIVADEPVSMIDLSTRAEILAMMRSLQKEMNLTYIYITHDLSTARYFADRVAVMYLGKIVEMGNIDEVIDNPIHPYTRTLINAVCEPLPGKVKTLKDIKIKGEIPSAANIPSGCRFHTRCIFAERECWELEEPSLIDIGNEHFHACRRYKSLPEFIYSQ; from the coding sequence ATGAATGGAAATAAATCAAATGATAATATAATATTAAAAGTTGTTAATCTTAAAAAATGGTTTCCATTACAACATGGATTTCAATCTATAATTTTAAAGGAAAAAAAATTTGTTAAAGCTGTAGATGGAATAAGTTTTGAAGTAAGAAAAGGAGAAACATTTGCTATTATTGGAGAATCTGGATCTGGGAAAACTACAACTGGAAAACTTATTATGAGATTAATCGAACCTACAGATGGTCAAATAATATTTAATGGTAGAAATATTGCTCATATAAAGGGAAAAGAATTGAAAGAATATAGAAGAATGTGTCAAATGATTTTTCAAGATCCTTATGCATCAATGAATCCAAGATTTAGAATTAAAAAAGTTTTAGCTGAGCCTTTAGTTATACATAAAATTGGTGATTTAAAATATAGGTTAGACATTTCAAAAGAATTGTTAAAAAGTGTAAAAATATTTCCACCAGAAGAATATCTTGATAGATTTCCTCATATGTTATCAGGAGGACAACGACAGAGAGTAGCAATTGCAAGAGGAATTGCTTTAAAACCACAAATTATTGTAGCTGATGAACCAGTATCTATGATAGATCTCTCTACAAGAGCAGAAATTCTTGCGATGATGAGAAGCTTACAGAAAGAGATGAATTTAACTTATATTTATATTACTCATGATTTATCTACTGCAAGGTATTTTGCTGATAGAGTTGCAGTAATGTATCTTGGAAAGATTGTTGAAATGGGGAATATAGATGAAGTAATAGATAACCCTATTCATCCTTATACAAGAACTTTAATAAATGCAGTATGTGAACCACTACCTGGAAAAGTAAAAACATTAAAGGATATAAAAATTAAAGGGGAAATACCTTCTGCAGCTAATATACCATCTGGGTGTAGATTCCATACAAGATGTATTTTTGCGGAGAGAGAATGCTGGGAGTTGGAAGAACCATCACTTATCGATATTGGTAATGAACATTTTCATGCATGCAGAAGATATAAAAGTTTGCCTGAATTTATTTATTCACAATAG
- a CDS encoding GGDEF domain-containing protein, with protein sequence MKFINFFYEILETFLEVKNCSFSYIYDHNTNQRYIGIILNNITNDDFNELFDLYLENKYNSLPFIKSPNNIQKIYYIDDFYINTHSVLILFDYFEFRPLSKINLDNNEKIEVLKKLVFIVNWANKVNISIGNISLDYIILDNNNYPYFILIKGNSNLSKDLYFLSNIASNQLKIYNYEPVIKDQLIIDEEKFNYILHYYSNNFKISIDFFEPLIKDIKNEFNNFIYKNDNYNLYSFINFEVKNNFRFSNNPHIINLAGFPSYLSILISNLIEDLSIKHNIIFLNLNGTPDKFSLLYDFIEKTSKNLYTKSFIDYNNIIINKLYHKHDDIIKFQIKKIINELIELIETITKSYNIIIFINNFDYMDKFSLEFLMTLYKLENSNIAFFINTLKYNELKFFKIITYKHFINLDENKNLFEYFVNFLIKFSFIANEEKENLANLNLDKLIFILQNNFTDFLILKNNNIFFNQKKISNLLLNKEIGLIFKLIQNIDLKIFSLYFYYFDKPSKIEYFKNIEGHNLIPIINFLIKNKILINIDEGRFLPADIRITRMLVLEYISQKHNKKKILENVCKIYLQNFDNLNNNEIYALILYLIEIKNYEFAAEIFYQKVLYKYFVSNHFINEKEYFELLKKVKNRTLNFKKLKDNLSSIIFQISYYLIYYKNNSNKITEKLDLLLNKKDKLKNNYIILFSKLFIFLTYGKINESKDIVETIEKYQDLFNNTDLKIYYSLISSYYFLNFKTTQTIEISKKFIRFLYSFNEIDKENELYLNSIYKISYSLLYQQNHKKSKAYSNYLYKIAIKYDNKYFIFRALSNLGTFYYRSKKYYEASIYLLKAYEISLKLFDNTLYFVALNNKNLLEIDIKQKINVSYKALKISKSLHNINYFALALCNYTINCYNGLKFNKINAILKKYFNSLFNENLYYNNNYLRRILQFSIIISNFLIVNKEENYIITIFYNLLNIYENIKKDHTIIEEILDLYYFSLSFYKYIIFDLLKIDLKKINFNLNYLNDIEDFASFLKKSIKSQQKLINIDLIYEIIFDFGYNILGREYIIESLLDTINNNNNNLNFIPPNIILYLKLSKTNKSEEIVYRYLNKYFKLKELDYWFSSSNYIKIFLFYKYVKCLKSLNNKYLNYYLKKLTLYKKHLEKVYLDSSLFPHYNKLLSKIESFIKDNSFINIKYRQVNFFNNYSFYILNFNKNKSFNNILVQLLDDLNFDRIIFFQNNGNNDFKIEFEYYNKNIFFLNNEPINMIWKNDLSILSKPQNFIFKNSEIFQIIIIPIYNNKYYRRHLYNNNFSDINLLTGFIYLDKKINIKTNIDINHLYLLSLLISNYYISIKNENFYMKDRLTELYLKDVFINKTLEYFEKSEISKNHCLLMVDIDDFKKINDTFGHQKGDFVLKCIANTITKSLRSYDFVGRYGGEEFIIFLPNTDIKNGFFISERIRKNIELLKIQGIPYSMTVSIGISSYPEDGFILEELINKADKALYFAKSLGKNRSIVYQE encoded by the coding sequence ATGAAATTTATTAACTTTTTTTATGAAATACTTGAAACATTTCTTGAAGTAAAAAATTGTTCTTTTTCATATATATATGATCATAATACTAATCAAAGATATATAGGAATTATTTTAAATAATATTACAAATGATGATTTTAATGAACTATTTGATCTTTATTTAGAAAATAAATATAATTCTTTACCTTTTATAAAATCACCTAATAATATTCAAAAAATTTATTACATTGATGATTTTTATATAAATACCCATTCAGTTTTAATTTTATTTGATTACTTTGAATTTAGACCTTTATCAAAAATTAATCTTGATAATAACGAAAAAATAGAAGTTCTAAAAAAATTAGTATTTATAGTTAATTGGGCTAATAAAGTTAATATTTCTATAGGCAATATCTCTTTAGATTATATAATTCTTGATAATAACAATTACCCTTACTTTATTCTAATAAAAGGTAATTCTAACCTTTCGAAAGATTTATACTTTTTATCCAATATTGCTTCGAATCAACTTAAGATTTATAATTATGAACCTGTTATTAAAGACCAACTTATAATTGATGAAGAAAAATTTAACTATATTTTACATTATTATTCAAATAATTTTAAAATATCAATAGATTTTTTTGAACCATTAATTAAAGATATTAAAAATGAGTTTAATAATTTTATATATAAAAATGATAATTATAATTTATATTCTTTTATAAACTTTGAAGTAAAAAATAATTTTCGATTTAGTAACAACCCACATATTATAAACTTGGCAGGTTTCCCATCATATCTTTCGATATTAATTTCTAACTTAATTGAAGATTTATCAATAAAACACAATATTATATTTTTAAATTTAAATGGAACTCCAGATAAATTTTCTTTACTTTATGATTTTATAGAAAAGACATCAAAAAATTTATATACCAAATCCTTTATAGATTATAATAATATTATAATAAACAAATTATATCATAAACATGATGATATTATAAAATTCCAAATTAAAAAAATTATAAATGAATTAATAGAATTAATTGAAACTATCACAAAATCCTATAACATCATAATTTTTATTAATAACTTTGATTACATGGATAAATTTAGTTTAGAATTTTTAATGACTCTTTATAAACTTGAAAATTCCAATATTGCTTTTTTTATAAATACTCTAAAGTATAATGAATTAAAATTTTTTAAAATAATAACTTATAAACATTTTATAAATCTCGATGAAAATAAAAATTTATTTGAATATTTTGTTAATTTTCTAATAAAATTTTCTTTTATTGCAAACGAGGAAAAAGAAAATTTAGCAAACTTAAATCTTGATAAATTAATTTTTATTTTACAAAATAATTTTACAGACTTTTTAATATTAAAAAATAATAATATATTTTTTAACCAAAAAAAAATATCAAATCTTTTATTAAATAAAGAAATTGGATTAATATTTAAACTAATTCAAAATATTGATTTAAAAATATTTTCTCTTTATTTTTATTATTTTGATAAACCATCTAAAATTGAATATTTTAAAAATATCGAAGGACATAATCTCATACCAATAATTAATTTTCTAATAAAGAATAAAATATTAATTAATATTGATGAAGGAAGATTTTTACCAGCAGATATTAGAATTACAAGAATGCTTGTCCTTGAATATATTTCTCAAAAACACAATAAAAAGAAAATATTAGAAAATGTATGCAAAATTTACCTTCAAAACTTTGATAACTTAAACAATAATGAAATTTATGCACTTATCTTGTATTTAATTGAAATTAAAAACTACGAATTTGCAGCTGAAATATTTTACCAAAAAGTTCTATACAAATATTTTGTTTCAAACCATTTTATAAATGAGAAAGAGTATTTTGAATTATTAAAAAAAGTTAAAAATAGGACATTAAATTTTAAAAAATTAAAAGATAATTTATCTTCTATTATTTTTCAAATTTCTTATTATTTAATATATTATAAAAATAACAGCAATAAAATCACTGAAAAACTAGATCTTCTACTCAATAAGAAAGATAAATTAAAAAATAATTATATAATTCTATTTTCTAAATTATTTATATTTTTAACATATGGGAAAATTAATGAATCTAAAGATATAGTTGAAACTATTGAAAAATATCAAGATCTATTTAACAATACCGATTTAAAAATTTATTATTCACTTATAAGCTCATACTATTTTTTAAATTTTAAAACTACTCAAACAATTGAAATATCAAAGAAGTTTATAAGATTTCTTTACTCTTTTAATGAAATTGACAAAGAAAATGAGTTATATCTTAACTCCATTTATAAAATATCCTACTCTTTACTTTATCAACAAAATCATAAAAAATCAAAGGCTTATTCAAATTATCTTTATAAAATAGCAATAAAGTATGATAATAAATATTTTATTTTTAGAGCATTAAGCAACCTTGGAACATTTTATTATAGAAGTAAAAAATACTATGAAGCATCTATCTATCTTTTAAAAGCATATGAAATTTCTCTTAAATTATTTGATAACACTCTCTATTTTGTAGCATTAAACAATAAGAACTTACTTGAAATTGATATAAAACAAAAGATTAATGTTTCATATAAAGCACTCAAGATATCTAAAAGCCTTCATAATATTAACTATTTTGCACTTGCTCTTTGTAATTATACAATAAACTGTTATAATGGATTAAAATTTAATAAAATTAATGCCATATTAAAAAAATATTTTAATTCTCTTTTTAATGAAAATCTATATTATAATAATAATTATTTAAGGAGAATATTACAATTTTCTATTATTATCTCAAATTTTTTAATTGTAAATAAGGAAGAAAATTATATAATAACAATATTTTATAATCTTTTAAACATATATGAAAATATTAAAAAAGATCATACAATAATTGAAGAAATACTAGATTTATATTATTTTTCTTTATCTTTTTATAAATATATTATTTTTGATTTATTAAAAATTGATTTAAAAAAGATTAATTTTAATTTAAATTATTTAAATGATATAGAAGACTTTGCTTCTTTTTTAAAAAAATCTATAAAATCACAACAAAAATTAATAAATATCGATCTTATATACGAAATTATTTTTGATTTTGGTTATAATATATTAGGAAGAGAATATATTATTGAATCTTTGCTAGACACAATAAATAATAATAATAATAATTTAAATTTTATTCCTCCTAATATTATCCTTTATTTAAAATTATCTAAAACAAATAAATCTGAAGAAATTGTTTATAGATATTTGAATAAGTATTTTAAATTAAAAGAACTTGATTACTGGTTTTCTTCAAGTAACTATATTAAAATATTTCTTTTTTATAAATATGTAAAGTGTTTAAAGTCATTAAATAACAAATATCTAAATTATTACCTAAAAAAATTGACTTTATATAAAAAACATTTAGAAAAAGTTTATTTAGATTCCTCATTATTTCCACATTATAATAAATTATTAAGTAAAATTGAATCTTTTATAAAAGATAACAGTTTTATAAATATAAAGTATAGACAAGTTAATTTTTTTAATAATTATAGTTTTTATATATTAAATTTTAATAAAAATAAATCATTTAATAATATTTTAGTACAGCTATTAGATGATTTGAATTTTGATAGGATAATTTTTTTTCAAAATAACGGAAACAATGATTTTAAAATTGAATTTGAATACTATAATAAAAATATTTTTTTTCTTAATAATGAACCCATTAATATGATTTGGAAAAATGATTTATCTATCTTATCAAAACCTCAAAATTTTATATTTAAAAATTCTGAAATTTTTCAAATTATTATAATTCCAATTTATAATAATAAATACTACAGAAGACATTTATACAACAATAACTTTTCCGATATAAATCTACTTACTGGTTTTATATATCTTGATAAAAAAATTAACATTAAAACCAATATAGACATTAATCATTTATATTTACTTTCATTACTTATTTCTAATTATTATATTTCTATTAAAAATGAAAATTTCTATATGAAAGATAGGTTAACTGAATTATATTTAAAAGATGTTTTTATAAATAAAACTCTCGAATATTTTGAAAAAAGCGAAATTAGTAAAAACCACTGCCTTTTAATGGTTGACATTGATGATTTTAAAAAAATTAATGATACTTTTGGACATCAAAAAGGTGATTTTGTACTAAAATGCATTGCCAATACAATAACAAAATCACTTAGAAGCTATGATTTTGTTGGAAGATACGGAGGAGAAGAATTTATAATTTTCTTACCTAACACTGATATTAAAAATGGTTTTTTTATTTCTGAAAGAATAAGAAAAAACATTGAACTTCTTAAAATTCAAGGAATTCCTTACAGTATGACAGTTAGTATTGGTATTTCTAGTTATCCAGAAGATGGTTTCATATTAGAAGAGCTCATAAACAAAGCAGATAAAGCCTTATATTTCGCAAAAAGCTTGGGGAAAAACAGATCAATTGTTTACCAAGAATAA
- a CDS encoding DMT family transporter codes for MRRKDISNFIKSDLLLLSASFIWGFAFVAQRKAMENIGPFLYNGIRFFLGASSLLPLYFYDKIKNPQIFNKIVYNKNKKINLKLFLLGLILFIASSFQQVGIVFTDAGKAGFITGLYVVLVPIFGIIIKRKTSLFKFIAAIISVVGLYFLSIKENFTISKGDFLVLIGAFFWAIHVLYIDYLVKNENPLKISLFQFYICSLCSLLISIFFEKINILKIYDAIIPILYGGILSVGIAYTLQVFGQKKAHPSHAAIILSMESVFAVIGGFLILKEVLNYREILGVFLMFFGMIFSQIFNK; via the coding sequence ATGAGAAGAAAAGATATTTCTAATTTTATAAAATCTGATTTATTATTACTTTCTGCATCTTTTATATGGGGATTTGCATTTGTTGCTCAAAGAAAAGCAATGGAAAATATAGGCCCATTTTTATATAATGGTATAAGGTTTTTTTTAGGGGCTTCTTCTTTATTACCTTTATATTTTTATGATAAGATAAAAAATCCTCAAATTTTCAATAAAATAGTATATAATAAAAATAAGAAAATAAATTTAAAACTTTTTCTACTTGGACTTATTTTATTTATAGCTTCTTCTTTTCAACAAGTTGGAATTGTTTTTACTGATGCTGGGAAAGCTGGTTTTATTACAGGTTTGTATGTTGTTTTGGTACCAATATTTGGCATTATTATTAAAAGAAAAACAAGCTTATTTAAATTTATTGCAGCAATTATTTCTGTTGTTGGTTTATATTTTTTATCTATTAAAGAGAATTTTACTATTTCTAAAGGTGATTTTCTAGTATTAATAGGAGCTTTTTTTTGGGCTATTCATGTTTTATATATAGATTATCTTGTAAAAAATGAGAACCCACTTAAAATATCACTATTTCAATTTTATATCTGCTCATTATGTTCATTGTTAATTTCTATTTTTTTTGAAAAAATTAACATATTAAAAATATATGATGCAATTATTCCTATCCTTTATGGTGGTATTTTATCTGTTGGTATTGCATATACTTTGCAAGTTTTTGGACAAAAAAAAGCTCATCCATCACATGCTGCTATAATATTAAGTATGGAGAGCGTTTTTGCAGTTATAGGTGGTTTTTTAATTTTAAAAGAAGTACTAAATTATAGAGAAATATTGGGAGTTTTTTTGATGTTTTTTGGGATGATTTTTTCTCAAATATTTAATAAGTAA